One window of Pelmatolapia mariae isolate MD_Pm_ZW linkage group LG18, Pm_UMD_F_2, whole genome shotgun sequence genomic DNA carries:
- the LOC134616880 gene encoding regulator of G-protein signaling 13-like produces the protein MPGLVTSPTKELQHINMDTDNKKTEKYRGGNLKYRLQCKSSQATKTEGLCFEDMSQWSQSLERLLSSKYGMKIFQAFLKSEFSDENIEFWVVCEEFKKIRNSFRMSSRAKKIFKRYIQAESPREINIDQKTRERIQQNIEAPSTVCFDDAQKIVYGLMERDSYPRFLKSDIYRTLMDSTSQSVNM, from the exons ATGCCAGGTCTAGTCACATCTCCAACAAAGGAGCTTCAGCACATCAACATGGACACTGACAACAAGAAGACAGAGAAATACAG AGGGGGAAACCTGAAGTATCGGCTGCAGTGTAAATCATCCCAAGCCACAAAAACTGAGGG GCTTTGTTTTGAAGATATGTCTCAGTGGTCACAATCACTTGAGAGGCTTCTTTCATCCAAAT ATGGAATGAAGATATTCCAGGCATTCCTGAAGTCGGAGTTCAGTGATGAAAACATTGAGTTTTGGGTGGTGTGTGAGGAGTTTAAGAAGATAAGAAATTCCTTCAGGATGTCATCCAGGGCGAAAAAGATCTTCAAACGCTACATTCAAGCTGAGTCTCCCAGAGAG ATCAACATTGATCAAAAGACGAGGGAAAGGATCCAGCAAAACATAGAGGCGCCTTCTACAGTGTGTTTTGATGACGCTCAAAAGATCGTCTACGGGTTAATGGAGAGGGACTCTTACCCACGTTTCCTCAAGTCTGACATTTACAGGACTTTAATGGACTCCACGTCGCAATCAGTGAACATGTAA